The sequence TAGTGAGGTGAATAACCAATAAACCAGCAATTGCTGTCATAAGGTACGTTCAGTTAATAGAAGTGCAGTTGGTGATGCAGTTTTGCACCTTCAAATGCGCGCGCTTGTTTTGGCCGGGGAGGAGATAGGCAAATTAGGATAGGTTTAAATCCCAAACCTTGCCTTCAACCGGTCGAGATCTCAGCGGGAGCGGTGCAGCTGCTGGAGTTGTCGGTGCTGATTGTAAAAAAGGGAAGCGACTATAGTTTTCGACCTGATTCTTTTAAGATCTATTTGGTATCCATGCACTTATGCAATGaaaaccaaaatgtatttttgtgacaGGTTGCGTTAAATTAAATCAGGGTATTTTAATGGTATGAGCGAAACTCATTTTGGTTCAGGGGAAAGCATCTGAACCGTGCGTTAAAGGATGCCATTTATAATTACAACCGATTATAGTGCATCGATGGCTCCTCCTGTACCCCCTCATAGCCCTCTAGCCAACGACTCCGGTGAGGGTAAAGAACGGGTGCTCAAGTGTGTACTACTCGGGGACGGAGCTGTGGGAAAGACGAGCCTAGTTGTCAGCTATACCACCAATGGCTATCCGACAAAGTACGTGCCCACAGCGTTCGACGACTTCTCAGGTAAGCCACTTTTTAAAGCCTGTTGGCATATCCAGTGATACGACCAGTTTTTAATCAAACAACCTGCAACCTACCATATTGTTTTAGAAACTAATTTCGAACGTTGACTTCTCTGTGTCATCGATTCTGTAGAGATTAAGTACGCACGCTTACAGGCATTGTGGTGCATGGCGTATTAGGGAGGATACAAATaggtaatgtaattgtaatttttattcTTAGTAGCAGTAGGTGTGCTTGTAGTAGCAGCAGCTGCAGTAGTAGTGTGTGCACCCCTGGTGCGGATGCCACGCGCCTGTAGCGTTGTCCGCTGAGGCGTTGCCAGGGCATGATGGAACCTAAACCACTGTCAGCCCTTTTATGTTTCctaacattaaaacacacagcaaccGTCGTTAGGCCGTTTATTTTGAACTCCTGAATGAAATTTCCCATTTAATAGAGAAATAAGATTTGATTTCAAACGTGAGAAGATGTAGCCAAGGAAACCCTGCATAATACCCTTAGCCTCCACACAATCGCCTAAGCAAATATTACTCAATCCACTTCCTCTCTTTATAGAATAGATCTGACCTGAGACCACTGATTTTAGAAAAGGAATGCCATGCCTCAGGCAGTATAGAGTGTATTTTTTGTGTCAGAGGGGAGTCTAACATTAACAGTTTAATTAACAGATTAATGTACACTTAGTGAAACTTTCACAAACATGGTATAATTCGTGTAAGTGGTGAGGAGTTTTATTGCtgtaattgaattttaattttttgaaagCAAGACTTTTGTGATAAAAACTCTAATAATACAGTTCAGTTGGTATTGTGCTATGTACCATGTTTCAAAaatcaacatgtttttttgtcagccATACATACAGTTCATAtgacatgaaaaacagcagaactggGAAGTCAAACACACTGGAAGCATTTGTGCTCTTGCCTAGTTTGTTCACAGTGGAAAGTATTAGAGAGTTTGTATAATCACACAATGTAATGACTGGTTGGTACAGAGGTCAGATGTAGTGTCCTGTCCTTTGAGAATTCAAAGGACAGGACACTATGGAGGGGAAAATCAGTCAAGACAGGGGTGACTGGGCCTGCCTCTGATCTTGTGTGGTGGGCATCCTTATGCGTTTTCCCCCAGCAGCTATGAATGAATTCATAGCATCATGCCATGTCTTGCTGTGGTAGCAGGTGtgaccatctctctctctttctttatgaTGCAGCGGTGGTACAGGTGGATGGGAACCCAGTGCGGCTACAGCTCTGTGACACAGCAGGGCAGGTGAGGACTCccaaatgcacacacttgcccatatgtatacacacacttCCCTCACTGTCACATACACGAAcgcagaaatgcacacacacacatgcacacacattttaacatcatAATCACACTACAGAAGGAAACAAGCAAGCCAGCAGAGGTTGTATGCTGTAGTTTACGCTCATGGGTTATGTGTCCGGAATGGCGGCGACTCTGTTGTTCATCCTTGGGTTCCATTACTTTTCCACCCTCCCACCTGTAGCTGTGTACTAGATGCAGTGATCACCAGCTTTGCCTGGCACCTTAGCAGCTATGAAGCCTGATCTCTCCACAGGCTCATGTCGAGACACCTTGGCTCTGAGATCCCGAAGTGCAGTGGGAGCACAACCTGGGGTATGCCAGTGACGCTGCTTTTTAGCATGGGAGGAAGCTATTTAGAAAGGGAGCGAATGGCTCAAGCATTCAGCTCCCATTAATCACCATAAACTGGAGGCAGCATCAAGTTGAGTGGTGACTGtgagggaggaaagagaaacagatgaGGTACAGCCCTGCTTGTTTTGGGCTGCGCAGACTTgaacaaaagaagagaaattgCCAGATCGGCCCTCAGGCACAGGTTGTCTCTCCAAGTTTTCTGACGTTCATTTAAGAAGGGAGGGGTTCTGTGGCTGTGCCACTTTCCAGGCCTCCGCAGTGTTATTAAGTTAGACTTGATTGTGAGTGCTGTGGCTTCCTACCCCTCATCTTATAATTTAGTCGCTGTCAGCTTACTTATTGTACACTTTGTTCTGTATTGCTGACACAAGTTCAACACATTTTGTCAGTTCCGCACATCGTTTCCAGACGAAGAATAGCTCTATTGTTCTTGAATCAGTAGCACTGCTGGTCACCTGATCCAAGCAAGTTAGTTTCCTGAAGTCATCCATAGCTTTTTTTACATTCCAAACTCTGTATTTATGTCTAAATCTGTAGTAAATCAGGTCAATAATGTGCTTCTGCATATATATGTCATGTATAGTACATGTAAAGAGCATATCCTGGGacttaaaataaacatggtCACGAAATGTGTGGCATGTCACAGTGTGAATTACAGATGTGGCGTCATCAGATTTATTACTATAAGCAGTAATCTGAAAAAGTGAGAATCTTCAAGCACAacaaacagctgtgtgaaaaTGCCAGCTCTTCCTTCCTGGGCAGCTGTTCCtgacaacacagcaaaaaaggCTCCTGCGTCACACTCAGGCAGAAGCAGATACGAAATAAGGATGTCACACAAATTAAGATGTCTTTTCTGGGAGAGCTTTGGGTCTTCGTTGAGTGCATACCAAACTCCCATGTGGCCACAGATAGACAAGCTAGAGCAAACAGCTCCAGATAAGAActctggcacacacacagacaatataAATCCCATTCACTAATGCCAAACATGTGCACCGTCAGCATACAGAACAAATTGTACAGGTTTTCTGCCATGGAACTGCTGGATCTGGGGCTGACAAACCACACAAGTTTTGAAATTCAGGAGTTGGGGCATCTGTCAACACTTCTAGATGATTACTAGctgcattattattactatgaaGGGATTACGTGAACTCCTGTAATCTCACTAAAGGCCAGTTAGCTTTCTGTCCTCTGCTTAATTTCAGTGTGTGCTTGATGTTCTGGTGCCAGTGTGGCTTATGTCTTCCCTGGCCATTTTTTATTCGTCATAATGGCAGACTCATGGCAGTGTGATTCTGGTGAAAATTTCCAATAGAAATAGCCTAGCAGCTTGTAGGCACTGTTTTTACTTGCAAGCTTCTGCAAGATACAGCTGTTTGGCTGTGTTATTTTAGCATGCATGCACTGAATATCAACAGATGTATAAGGGCTGTTATTAAGTATAAAAGAAGACTATGTGCTGTAGTTCCAGGTACAGCCAAGGAGATGTCCCCGTATCTGTGAAATGAGACTGTGTTGTCAAAAGGGTCTGCATTGAATGGGGCAATGATTTTGGAATGACTAAAAGTGCTGGTTAAATTGAACAGTGGAGTGGAACTCCTCAGCACAAGAAGAATAGTGGCCAGTTGTTGGAGGGCAGGGATAGGATACGGGTGGAGGTGTTGTATGCATTGGATTACCTATATAaggcgtacacacacaaacataattgTAATGAATGTCACATGATCAGCTACAATGTGTGTAGAGTGCATTTCCTTTTAATTCATCACAGCCCGTCATTTTTTCCTTCCACGTCTCACACTtgtcctcttcttcctcctccctctaaTCCCTGCCCCCAGGACGAGTTCGACAAGCTGCGTCACTTCTGCTACTCACACACGGACGCACTGCTCCTGTGCTTCAGCGTGGTCAGCCCCGCCTCCTTCCAGAACGTGTGGGAGAAGTGGCTTCCAGAGATCCGCCGGCGCTGCCCGCTCACGCCCGTGCTCCTGGTGGGCACCCAGTCCGACCTGCGGCAGGACGTCAAGGTGCTGATCGAGCTGGCCCGCCGGCGGGAGCTGCCTGTCCCCGAGGCCGACGCCCGCGCCCTGGCCGAGAAGGTCGGCGCCGTGGCGTACGTGGAGTGCTCGGCGCTGACGCAGAAGAACCTGAAGGAGGTGTTCGACGGCGCCATCACTGCTGGACTACGCCACGCCGAGAAGCGGGCGAGGAAGGAGCTCAAGGTTCACAGCACAGCCAATAAGATGAGAATGCTGTCCAAGTCCTGGTGGAAGAAGTATGTCTGCATCCAGTGACACcaaggggtgggggagggggactcTCACGCTAACACACAGACTCTTATACTGGAGCGGTGACAGGAACGCAAGAGAACTACAATGAATGTGCTGTCTAAAAAACATAAGATTGGATTGGAGGTTGGCTCCTTAAAAGATGATGCTGGAAAGAGCGCTGAATCATGGTCAGTTAATCTTGCAACAGGAAGATCTGGTCTTCGTGGGCAGAAAATTAAGATGTCCCTTGAAAACTTTGTTACACAGTGCATCTTCTGCCTGCCATCCGAAAGCTACATGGTCTAAAATGAACTTCTGTAAATGGCATGGACATAGACCTATGGCAGTTGGAGaataaaaaggatttttttttatttgtatttgggCATACCTTTAGTTCTTTGCCTCTTTCAGATCATTTAGTGAGTACTGCATTCATTATCCAGCTCTTAAACCCTCCACTGCTTTCTTGAGAACAATGAGTTCAGAGAATGTaactttgtttcagtttgaattGTTGATAATTCCAATGGGTTTCAATTGTGATACATCAGAGAACATGGTGTAAAAGCTTATCTTTCATTAATGCTATACTAATATGTTGTGACTGTCAAACCATGTTTACCTTGCCTGGCACACATGTGCCATCCCATCTGGGTTGATCCCTCATCAGTTCTTAGA comes from Megalops cyprinoides isolate fMegCyp1 chromosome 3, fMegCyp1.pri, whole genome shotgun sequence and encodes:
- the LOC118775221 gene encoding rho-related GTP-binding protein RhoU-like, with product MPFIITTDYSASMAPPVPPHSPLANDSGEGKERVLKCVLLGDGAVGKTSLVVSYTTNGYPTKYVPTAFDDFSAVVQVDGNPVRLQLCDTAGQDEFDKLRHFCYSHTDALLLCFSVVSPASFQNVWEKWLPEIRRRCPLTPVLLVGTQSDLRQDVKVLIELARRRELPVPEADARALAEKVGAVAYVECSALTQKNLKEVFDGAITAGLRHAEKRARKELKVHSTANKMRMLSKSWWKKYVCIQ